GGCTTCGACGTTGTTATTCCCATTGCCCAATCGGATATAAACACCCGCGGTTATGTCGGTAATAATCAATGGTCCTTGCTGCCCATTGATAGTCGTGGAGCCATCCGTTGAACTGATTTTGACTGCATGCTGACCGATGGCAAGCAGGCTGAACGAATCGTTTGAATTGTCGCCTACGATGTCTAAACTGCCTTTGAGTAGCAAAGCGTTGACGTTGCCGCTGAGGACGAGTCGATTTTCCAGATCTTCCAGGGAAGGTATAAATCGGCTTTCCGAACGCTGCTTTTTCATAACGATAAACTCACACTTAACTTTGAAAGGAAAATGATTTGGGCTCGCACCCGGTCAGATTCACAATCCCTTTATCGAGTAGTGAGGGGGAGTAAAACGATTAGAAACTCTTTCTTTAGAGATTATTTTCAATTGCTGGATGGCGCAAGAAATCGGGTTTTTTTCGTCTGCTCACTCGAGAAAAACCGAGTTAAAGTGGAATTGATGATAATGACTCAAGACTAGCTCCGGGAGTCTATCGGCTAGAGGCAAATCACCCGAAGAATGAACTGCGATTTACGTAATCGCTGCTCTGTCAAAAACAGTCAACTGACGAACATCGCATCCCCATAACTGTAGAAGCGGTATCGTTCGGCGATCGCCGTTTCGTATGCTCGCTTCAGATTCTCCTCCCCCGCCAGCGCCGCGACAAGCAGTAGCAGAGTCGTCTTTGGCAGATGAAAATTCGTGATCAATGCATCGACTACGCGAAACGAATAGGGTGGGTGAATGAAAATCTGGGTTTCCCCAGTCCATTCTGAGTATCCCGCCGATTCGAGAGCCCGGCAACTCGTCGTTCCCACCGCAATCACTCGACCGCCGCGAGCTTTGGCTTGCCGAATTTTTTCAATCGTCGCTTTCGAGACGGCGGCCCATTCGGCATGCATCGCATGTTGGGTCGGATCTTCCGTCCGGACCGGCTCGAAGGTACCGAGGCCCACATGCAGTGTCACGGTGGCCGACTCGATTCCTTTCTGCTTCAGCCGGGATAGTAACTCTGGTGTGAAATGGAGGCCGGCCGTTGGTGCGGCTACCGAGCCCGGCTGAGAGTTGAAAACGGTTTGATAGCGATCCCGATCTTCACTTTGGGCTACTCCTTTTCGGATGTAAGGAGGCAACGGCATCGAACCGAATCTCTCCAGCAAATCCACAAAGGAACCTTCTGAAGCGGGCTCAAAGAGGGAGTGATCTCCAACGCGGCCCCGGTAAATCAATCGGAAGTCCCGCACCTGGAGAATCTCACCCACTTGTGGGTTGCCGCCGCACTTGGCAAGAGTTTCCCAAAAACCTTCGGCCGTGGTTTTGAGAAACAGCGCTTCCCACTTACCGCCGGTTTTTTCGCGGGTGCCCAGCAGTCGAGCCGGCAGCACACGGGAATCGTTCACGATCAGCAGATCGTTCGGCGCTAACAGTTCGGGAAGATCGCGAAAGAGGTGGTGAGAAATGTTCCCGCGGCGGACATCCAGTCGCAGCAGGCGGGAAGAATCGCGGGGCTCAGCGGGTTGCTGGGCAATCAACTCCTCAGGTAGTTCATAATCCCAAAACATGTATCGGCTTAAATTCCCAGACTGTTGCGGATCCACTGTTTGCGCACGGCTTCGGGCTGTTTCTTCCCCAGTTCGATCCATAGCCGGGAAGCTTTTTGCAGCCCCGCATCGACCTGGGTTTTACCCGAGACGATTTCTTGTAGCGCCTCGGCCAGGATCGCGGTTTGCTCCCGAACATCCGGGGTCCGCGGGCTCAGTCGGTAGTTAATAATACTCGAGGTATTTTCGAAACGCAGTGCCGTAAGCAGATGCTCGGTCTGTTTTTTGTCAAATCCGTAGCCGAGAAAGCGCGTCTGGTTACGCGTTTCCTCATGGGAACGCCGATAGGGGCCAACTCCCCATTTGGCCGCAGCCAGGAGTTCCAGGCTGGTTTTCGTCGGATTCCCGAAATCCGCGAAGAAATCAAAAGCCGCGGCGGGATTTTTCGTATCAGCACCCACGCCGCCGAACCAGGCTCCCCAGCCGATAAAGGGCATGCGGTTGATGGCACCACTTTTGTCGATCACTTTTTGGCCGCTGTTATAATCGTAGGTGAAGGCGGCTCCGGGAAGTGGAGCTAATTCCAACCCTTCCTGCGGTTTCAAGCGAGCCAGTTCATCGAGTTTCAAAATGGCGAACAGGGCGGAGCCACTTTTGATGGCTTCCACGGGATCGCCTGTTCCGCTCGGTCGGCATTTCTGCATGCGAGCCAGTAATTCCGCGGCGTACTGGAAAGCCGGGGAGGCCAGACGAGGGGCATAAGTTTTCAAATCGTAAAGAAATGAAAACAGTTCATCGTTCGCTTGAGTGGAAAGTATTTTCTGCCCCACATCGCTATTGATGAGTGTTTTGCGTTCGTAGCAGCTGGCTATGATCAGGAAGATTCTCTGAATATCTTCCGCGCGGGTGGGAAAGGCGGTCAGGGTCGGCGCCTCGGGTGTATTCCAGAACTCGGCCCAGTTGGTGAGCTCATCCCACGTTTCGGGAGCACGCGGCTCGGTTTTGAATTTTTCGCGAAAAGCCTGGAGTTTTTTGGGATCTTTGAACTTGTCGGAACGCCAGACCAGAACTTCCCCTTCCCCCAACAGTGGAATGCCAAACGGTTGGCCATTCCAGAGGGCCAATCGCTGAGAGTAGGGGGACATCAAATCATTCCAGTCATAGGTAGAACCGACGCCACGAAATTCCGGAGTGACTTTTGCAAGTTTGCCTGCCTCGACGAGTCGAGGCAGATCGAAGGCCGGGTAGAAGTAAAGATCGGCGGGAAGATTGACGTCCGAACTGAGGCGAATCGAAGCGCCACTCTTCAATGACCAGGATTTAATACGCTGTTCGATGAGATCGGAATGAGGGTAATCGGGCGAAACGAAGAGAGTCAGCTTCACATCCGCAAACTCCAGCGGAGGAATTTTGTCGAGTGAGCTGGGCCGTTCGGTACAGCCAACGAGCAGGAAAAAACCGAAAAGCGGGAGAATTCGCGCCAGACCACAAGCAGAGAAATTCCCATTTTCGCCATGGAAAAGGCGACAAGTTCTATGCCAGGAGCGTAAAAAGGAAAAAAAAATCATTTTGGCCTTGCTTTCATTGACTCGGCGCGCGAATGTATGCAAACAATATATTTAACTGGGACGGTTTGCTGCCAGTTACTATACGGGCCATTGCTATCTGGTTGTTCGGCTTACTCGCAGTTGAACAAAATAGCTGTAAATTAGGCAGTATTTGGACGGATGTGTTACCATATATACAGGTAACCCTATCCGGAATACTTGTTTATTCGGTATTTTGGATAATTTTGGAAACCCGGATCAATGCAGTACATCGAAATCATTGATTTCGCGTCTCTACAGCGAACCGCACTCGCCATTTCTCCTCGAGGTCGAACCAAATGAAGCTTAGTCTGGTAGTGGCGGCAGGCGTTCATACCGGGAAGGTTATTCCCGTTAGCGTGACGGAATTCAAAATCGGTCGCGATCCCGACTGCCAACTGCGGCCTGCGAGCCCTTCTATAAGCAAAAAGCATTGTGCCATCGTGACGAAAGAAGAAAAAGTGTTCGTCATCGATTTCGGCAGCACGAACGGCACCTTTGTAAATAACGAACAAGTAGCCGGTGAACGCGAACTCCGCAACGACGATTACTTCAAAGCCGGTCCGCTTGAATTCAAAATTAAAATCGAGGGTGTGGTGCAGGCAAAACCGGCACCTCAGCCGGTCGCCGTTGCGGCTAATGACGCCTCGACAGTTACCTCTCACGATGATGCCGACGCCATGGCCATGCTTATGCTCACTGATGGCGAAGATCCGTCTCCTTCAAGCTCGGGCAACTCCCCCACGGCTGAAGCCAGCATACCCGATGGCACGACCATCATGGATGTACCGGCTGTACCCGGAGAGAAGAAAGACGACAAGAAGAGTAAAGGCTTCAATGCCGACACAGCAGGTGCCGCGGCTTCCATTCTCTCCAAGTATATGCGACGACCCCGAACGTAATTCCCTTTCGCCCTCGCCTTTTTTGCTTTCAATTTTGTGTCTAATTTCCAACGCAAGTTATTAAAATGGTTTGATTCTCACGCCCGTGAGCTTCCTTGGCGAATTAATCGCGACCCTTATCGCATCTGGCTGAGCGAAGTGATGCTCCAGCAGACGACCGTGGCCGCCGTGATCGGCTATTTCGATCGCTTCGTGACAAAATTCCCAACATTGGTTTCCCTGGCGGCAGCGGAAGAAGCCGACGTCCTGTTGCTCTGGCAGGGTTTAGGGTACTACTCCCGGGCGCGCAACCTGCATCGGGCCGCCAAAATCCTCGTAAATGAGCACAACGGCAAATTCCCTGAAGATCCCGAAATCTTTTCGAAGCTGCCCGGCATTGGTCGCTATATGTTGGGGGCCATTCTCTCACAGGCTTTCGAACAGCGATTACCCATCGTCGAAGCCAATACCCGTCGAGTTTACGTGCGTCTGCTTTCCCGATTCGATCTCGATTTGGATAGCCGGGAAGGGCAGGTCTGGCTCTGGCAGACGGCCACCGATTTACTTCCCAGAAAGAGAATTGGCGATTTCAATCAGGCATTAATGGAACTGGGCGCAACCCTTTGTCGGCCGCAACCGCTGTGCGAGGAGTGCCCGGTTTCGAAGGAGTGCCTCGCTTACCAGAGTGGCCTCCAGGACCAATTGCCACTCAGCAGGAAGAAGAAAGAATTCGAGCAAGTTCAGACGGTAACGCTAGTGATTGAGGATCAAGGTAAGTTTCTGTTGCGACAGATCGGACCTGGGGGAAGATGGGCTCGGCTCTGGGAATTTCCGCAACGAACTATTGAGCCCGAGGAGACGGAAGCGGAAGCCTGTCGGAAGCTACTAGAGGAGCTGGGTATACGAGCCCAGATCGGTAAGGAGATCACCCAGATCCGCTATGGCGTTACCCGATTCAAAATTCAGATGACAGCTCTTGAAGCGGAGTTGACGGGACGTGCGATCGCGCGGGAGGATTTTCGTTGGCTCCTACCGGGCGAATGGGCCGATCATCCGCTGAGCACGCCGATGAGGAAGCTGGCCGAGATTCTCCGTAATCCCAGACAACTACGACTTTTCTGATCGATACATCCGGTGAACTATGCGGGCAGCTGTGTAACCCGCTTTGAATCCGGCATCAATATTTACTGTGACCACTGCCGCGGAACAGGCATTGAGCATAGTCAAAAGCGGTGCCAGACCTTGAAAAGCCGCCCCATAGCCAATGCTCGTCGGGACAGCGATGACCGCGCAGTCCACCAGCCCTCCGACAACGCTGGGTAACGCGCCATCCATCCCGGCGACGACAATCACAATATCCGCCTGCCGGAGCCGATCGACTTTCGAGAGGATACGATGGAGCCCGGCGACTCCGACATCTACGATCAGTTCCGTACCCACCCCCATCACGGAGGCCGTGTTAAGTGCTTCACGGGCTACCGGGAGGTCGCTGGTTCCAGCGGTGATCACCAGAACGTCTCCTACCGGCGTTTTTCGTTCGGTAACCACCGGCAACCAGAAGGTGCGAGCGATGCGATCCTGAATACCCTGGGGGTAGAGCCGGGCAAAGGTGCTGGCTTGTTCCTCGTTGACGCGGGTTGCAAAAACGTCTTGGTCGGCGCCGATCAATCGATTGATGATGCCGACCATCCAGTCCACTGTTTTGCCCTC
The genomic region above belongs to Telmatocola sphagniphila and contains:
- the queA gene encoding tRNA preQ1(34) S-adenosylmethionine ribosyltransferase-isomerase QueA, which gives rise to MFWDYELPEELIAQQPAEPRDSSRLLRLDVRRGNISHHLFRDLPELLAPNDLLIVNDSRVLPARLLGTREKTGGKWEALFLKTTAEGFWETLAKCGGNPQVGEILQVRDFRLIYRGRVGDHSLFEPASEGSFVDLLERFGSMPLPPYIRKGVAQSEDRDRYQTVFNSQPGSVAAPTAGLHFTPELLSRLKQKGIESATVTLHVGLGTFEPVRTEDPTQHAMHAEWAAVSKATIEKIRQAKARGGRVIAVGTTSCRALESAGYSEWTGETQIFIHPPYSFRVVDALITNFHLPKTTLLLLVAALAGEENLKRAYETAIAERYRFYSYGDAMFVS
- a CDS encoding extracellular solute-binding protein is translated as MKLTLFVSPDYPHSDLIEQRIKSWSLKSGASIRLSSDVNLPADLYFYPAFDLPRLVEAGKLAKVTPEFRGVGSTYDWNDLMSPYSQRLALWNGQPFGIPLLGEGEVLVWRSDKFKDPKKLQAFREKFKTEPRAPETWDELTNWAEFWNTPEAPTLTAFPTRAEDIQRIFLIIASCYERKTLINSDVGQKILSTQANDELFSFLYDLKTYAPRLASPAFQYAAELLARMQKCRPSGTGDPVEAIKSGSALFAILKLDELARLKPQEGLELAPLPGAAFTYDYNSGQKVIDKSGAINRMPFIGWGAWFGGVGADTKNPAAAFDFFADFGNPTKTSLELLAAAKWGVGPYRRSHEETRNQTRFLGYGFDKKQTEHLLTALRFENTSSIINYRLSPRTPDVREQTAILAEALQEIVSGKTQVDAGLQKASRLWIELGKKQPEAVRKQWIRNSLGI
- a CDS encoding FHA domain-containing protein, coding for MKLSLVVAAGVHTGKVIPVSVTEFKIGRDPDCQLRPASPSISKKHCAIVTKEEKVFVIDFGSTNGTFVNNEQVAGERELRNDDYFKAGPLEFKIKIEGVVQAKPAPQPVAVAANDASTVTSHDDADAMAMLMLTDGEDPSPSSSGNSPTAEASIPDGTTIMDVPAVPGEKKDDKKSKGFNADTAGAAASILSKYMRRPRT
- the mutY gene encoding A/G-specific adenine glycosylase, which encodes MSNFQRKLLKWFDSHARELPWRINRDPYRIWLSEVMLQQTTVAAVIGYFDRFVTKFPTLVSLAAAEEADVLLLWQGLGYYSRARNLHRAAKILVNEHNGKFPEDPEIFSKLPGIGRYMLGAILSQAFEQRLPIVEANTRRVYVRLLSRFDLDLDSREGQVWLWQTATDLLPRKRIGDFNQALMELGATLCRPQPLCEECPVSKECLAYQSGLQDQLPLSRKKKEFEQVQTVTLVIEDQGKFLLRQIGPGGRWARLWEFPQRTIEPEETEAEACRKLLEELGIRAQIGKEITQIRYGVTRFKIQMTALEAELTGRAIAREDFRWLLPGEWADHPLSTPMRKLAEILRNPRQLRLF
- the larB gene encoding nickel pincer cofactor biosynthesis protein LarB, which produces MESHKSGESEYATLDLKREARCGFPEVIFAEGKTVDWMVGIINRLIGADQDVFATRVNEEQASTFARLYPQGIQDRIARTFWLPVVTERKTPVGDVLVITAGTSDLPVAREALNTASVMGVGTELIVDVGVAGLHRILSKVDRLRQADIVIVVAGMDGALPSVVGGLVDCAVIAVPTSIGYGAAFQGLAPLLTMLNACSAAVVTVNIDAGFKAGYTAARIVHRMYRSEKS